One window of the Gavia stellata isolate bGavSte3 chromosome 9, bGavSte3.hap2, whole genome shotgun sequence genome contains the following:
- the VAX1 gene encoding ventral anterior homeobox 1: MFGKQDKMDVRCSSETEANRVSKNGHKEGKESKGSEGNISTSFLKDQQGTFSASAATEDCNKSKSSSADPDYCRRILVRDAKGSIREIILPKGLDLDRPKRTRTSFTAEQLYRLEMEFQRCQYVVGRERTELARQLNLSETQVKVWFQNRRTKQKKDQGKDSELRSVVSETAATCSVLRLLEQGRLLSPPGLPGLLPPCAAGALGSALRGPGLAAGSGSAAAAAAPAGGSPHPPAASSAAGPPPPAALHGAAAAGHGLFGLPVPALLGSVAGRLSSAPLAVAGSLAGNLQELSARYLSSSAFEPYSRTNNKESAEKKALD, encoded by the exons ATGTTTGGGAAACAAGACAAAATGGACGTTAGATGCAGTTCAGAGACTGAAGCTAACCGGGTCTCGAAGAACGGACATAAGGAGGGCAAGGAAAGCAAAGGGTCTGAAGGAAatatttctacttcttttttGAAGGATCAGCAAGGGactttttctgcctctgcagctACGGAAGACTGTAATAAAAGTAAATCTAGTTCGGCTGATCCCGACTATTGCAGGAGGATCCTAGTTAGAG ATGCCAAAGGTTCAATCAGAGAGATTATTCTGCCTAAGGGGCTTGATCTGGACCGTCCCAAGCGGACCCGCACCTCCTTCACGGCCGAGCAGCTCTACCGCCTGGAGATGGAGTTCCAGCGCTGCCAGTACGTCGTGGGGCGGGAGCGCACCGAGCTCGCCCGCCAGCTCAATCTCTCCGAGACTCAG GTCAAGGTCTGGTTCCAGAACCGGCGCACCAAGCAGAAAAAGGACCAGGGCAAGGACTCCGAGCTGCGGTCGGTGGTGTCCGAGACCGCCGCCACCTGCAGCGTCCTGCGGCTGCTGGAGCAAGGCCGGCTGCTCTccccgccggggctgcccggcctCCTGCCGCCCTGCGCCGCCGGCGCGCTGGGCTCGGCGCTGCGCGGACCCGGCCTGGCTGCGGGCagcggcagcgcggcggcggcggcggctcccgccgGCGGCTCCCCGCACCCGCCGGCCGCCAgcagcgcggcggggccccccCCGCCGGCAGCGCTGCACggagcggccgccgccgggcaCGGGCTGTTCGGGCTGCCGGTGCCCGCGCTGCTGGGCTCGGTGGCCGGGCGGCTCTCCTCCGCGCCCCTGGCCGTGGCCGGCTCGCTGGCGGGCAACTTGCAGGAACTGTCGGCCCGCTACCTGAGCTCGTCCGCCTTCGAGCCCTACTCCCGGACCAACAATAAAGAAAGCGCTGAGAAAAAAGCACTGGACTGA